In the Hordeum vulgare subsp. vulgare chromosome 7H, MorexV3_pseudomolecules_assembly, whole genome shotgun sequence genome, one interval contains:
- the LOC123407982 gene encoding coatomer subunit beta'-2-like, giving the protein MVGSGGQTWTPYDEDGGQRRPGRVGGTLLIAIGNEKGLVLVDIDLEDRKYGGVQSTKGLARLEIGLKGKKDRSAENTAAVMGSKEDTGQMIEEFIFAISHFSNITFDIYLIAVSLVKFIAREQWILAGFTSGLLCVYNCDSQSRIHVLHEHSTSIKSLAIHGTKPYVLSASCDGKILLWDYGKDWQLIKTFDANSCLDKCDTVQQVAFNPKDTDMFASAQGNTVKFWNLHSGECKHILSGHSDSVMCLDYFSLGQKLYLITGSQDKTAKIWDCETQRCVHSLKGHMDVVNIAFCHRDLPILITGSWDGSVRLWDSTTFR; this is encoded by the exons ATGGTGGGCAGCGGCGGCCAGACCTGGACCCCTTATGACGAGGATGGCGGGCAGCGGCGGCCGGGGCGTGTCGGGGGGACTCTGCT GATCGCGATCGGAAATGAAAAAGGATTAGTACTGGTAGATATAGACCTGGAGGACAGGAAATATGGTGGTGTGCAGAGCACCAAAGGATTAGCACGGTTGGAAATAGGCCTGAAGGGCAAGAAGGATCGCAGTGCAGAGAACACCGCCGCTGTCATGGGTTCCAAGGAAGACACAGGTCAAATGATTGAAGAG tttatttttgccatctCACATTTCAGCAATATAACATTTGATATCTATCTCATTGCAGTTAGTTTGGTTAAATTTATAGCCCGTGAGCAATGGATTTTGGCTGGTTTTACTAGTGGACTACTCTGCGTGTATAATTGTGATTCACAAAGTAGAATCCACGTTCTACATGAACACTCAACATCTATCAAGTCTTTGGCTATCCATGGAACTAAGCCCTATGTGCTATCAGCATCCTGTGATGGTAAAATTTTGCTATGGGACTATGGAAAAGACTGGCAATTGATAAAAACATTTGATGCCAATAGTTGTCTTGATAAATGCGATACTGTGCAGCAAGTTGCGTTTAACCCGAAGGACACTGATATGTTTGCCAGTGCCCAGGGCAATACAGTAAAG TTTTGGAATCTGCATTCGGGTGAATGTAAGCACATATTGTCTGGCCATTCAGATTCAGTGATGTGTTTGGATTACTTCAGTCTGGGTCAGAAGCTATACTTGATCACCGGTTCACAAGACAAAACTGCTAAG ATCTGGGACTGTGAGACACAGAGGTGTGTTCATTCACTGAAAGGGCACATGGATGTTGTTAACATTGCGTTTTGCCATCGGGATCTTCCAATACTCATTACAGGTTCATGGGACGGGTCAGTTCGTTTATGGGACTCCACCACCTTCCGGTAA